TTTCTGCTCCTTCGATAACGTCGCGGCGGTCGGTGAACTGGCCGGTGATGCCGTAGATGCCGCTCTTCTTGTTGAGGATGGAGTCGATCTCGCGAGGGTTGAAGCCTTCCTGATCCATAATAAAGGCCGGGATGGCAGGATCGATGTCGCCGCAGCGTGTCCCCATGACGGCCCCTTCGAGCGGCGTCAGGCCCATGGTGGTGTCGACGGAGACGCCCCCCTTGATGGCGCAATGGGACACGCCGTTGCCAATGTGCATGGTGATGATGTTGCAGTCCTTCGGGGCTTTGTCGAGCAGGACCGCCGCCCGCTTGGAAACATAGAGGTGGCTGGTGCCGTGAAAACCGTAGCGACGCACGCCGTATTTTTCGTACCACTCGTAGGGCAGGGGGTAGATGTAGGCGTGCTGCGGCATTGTCTGGTGGAAGGCGGTGTCGAAAATGGCCACGTGAGGAACGTTGGGCAGCACAGCCTGGGCGGCTTCGATGCCGGCGATATTGGGCGGATTGTGCAAAGGGGCCAGATGCTGGACGTCCTTGATGGCGTTCAGAACCTCGTCGTCGATGCGAACGGACCGGGTGAATTTTTCACCGCCGTGGACGACTCGATGGCCGACGGCAGAGATTTTGTTCAGATCGCTGACCACCCCATGGGTTTTGTCGGTCAAGGTTTTAATAATAAGGTGCATGGCCACCTTATGGTCAGGGCATTCGTACTCTTCCCGGTAGGTCTCCCGTCCGGGAACTTCGTGAACGATAAAAGAGTCCCCGATGGTGACACGCTCGACCATGCCTTTGGCGATGACTTCCTTCCGTTCCCAGTCAAAGAGCTGGTATTTGAGTGATGAGCTGCCGCAGTTCAGAGCGAGTATATCCATGAAGCGAATGTCCTCCTCGGATTAGGTAGATAAGATAGCCGAATATTTCAAAATATTGTTTTATATGACTGAAAAAATTTGTTGAAAATAAAAAATGTCCGCAATGAATTCAGCCGGTTGGACCACTGGATAGCGGATAAAAATGT
The sequence above is a segment of the Desulfuromonas sp. KJ2020 genome. Coding sequences within it:
- a CDS encoding acetate kinase, which gives rise to MDILALNCGSSSLKYQLFDWERKEVIAKGMVERVTIGDSFIVHEVPGRETYREEYECPDHKVAMHLIIKTLTDKTHGVVSDLNKISAVGHRVVHGGEKFTRSVRIDDEVLNAIKDVQHLAPLHNPPNIAGIEAAQAVLPNVPHVAIFDTAFHQTMPQHAYIYPLPYEWYEKYGVRRYGFHGTSHLYVSKRAAVLLDKAPKDCNIITMHIGNGVSHCAIKGGVSVDTTMGLTPLEGAVMGTRCGDIDPAIPAFIMDQEGFNPREIDSILNKKSGIYGITGQFTDRRDVIEGAEKGDERCQLALEIEAYRLKKYIGTYAAAIGGIDAVVFTAGVGEMAWLIREKALEGLEFMGILLDKEKNRNTMTRKRETVITKPDSKVKVFVIPTDEELVFTEDVVGILEDTYTDHMQFCYSFASSDFQRK